Proteins encoded by one window of Scatophagus argus isolate fScaArg1 chromosome 8, fScaArg1.pri, whole genome shotgun sequence:
- the opn7d gene encoding opsin 7, group member d, whose protein sequence is MGNASDTSDVFASTISKEHDIFMGSLYSAFCLLSLMGNCILLLVAYHKRSTLKPAEFFIINLSISDLGMTLSLFPLAIPSAFSHRWLFGEITCQLYAMCGVLFGLCSLTNLTALSLVCCLKVCFPNHGNKFSSSHARLLVVGVWCYASVFAVGPLAQWGHYSPEPYGTACCIDWLAPNHELSALSYIVCLFVFCYALPCTIIFFSYTFILLTVRGSRQAVQQHVSPQTKTTNAHNLIVKLSVAVCIGFLGAWSPYAAVAMWAAFGDASRVPPDAFALAAVFAKSSTIYNPMVYLLCKPNFRECLYRDTSVLRLRIYRGSPQSDPKERSGSTSQRNKDMSISTRFSNGQQESYGACLHCAESAEPCHVTTPQRTACVLTGSSCREVTVSQLSAKPQADLLK, encoded by the exons ATGGGAAATGCTTCTGACACATCTGACGTGTTTGCCTCCACCATCTCCAAGGAGCACGACATCTTCATGGGTTCACTCTACAGCGCATTTT GTTTACTGTCCCTCATGGGCAACTGCATTCTGCTACTTGTTGCATATCACAAGCGGTCAACCTTGAAGCCTGCAGAGTTCTTCATCATCAATCTCTCCATCAGTGACCTTGGGATGACACTCTCTTTATTCCCATTGGCAATACCATCAGCTTTTTCACACAG GTGGCTGTTTGGAGAGATCACCTGTCAGCTTTATGCAATGTGTGGTGTGCTGTTCGGTCTGTGCAGCTTGACCAACCTCACAGCCCTCTCCTTAGTGTGCTGCCTCAAAGTCTGCTTCCCTAACCACG GTAACAAGTTCTCCTCGTCACACGCCCGCCTCCTGGTGGTTGGAGTGTGGTGCTATGcgtctgtgtttgctgtaggGCCCTTGGCACAGTGGGGACATTACAGTCCCGAACCGTATGGCACAGCCTGCTGCATTGACTGGCTTGCACCCAACCACGAGCTTTCAGCTTTGTCTTACATCGTCTGCCTTTTCGTCTTTTGCTACGCGCTGCCCTGCACCATCATCTTCTTCTCCTACACTTTCATCCTGCTGACGGTGCGGGGGTCACGTCAGGCTGTCCAGCAGCATGTGTCACCACAGACCAAGACCACCAATGCACATAATCTCATTGTCAAG CTGTCAGTAGCCGTATGTATAGGCTTCCTGGGTGCCTGGAGCCCGTATGCTGCTGTGGCCATGTGGGCTGCTTTCGGAGACGCCTCGCGTGTTCCCCCTGATGCATTTGCCCTTGCCGCCGTGTTTGCGAAGTCTTCCACCATCTACAACCCCATGGTCTACCTGCTGTGTAAGCCCAACTTTCGCGAGTGTCTCTACAGGGACACGTCTGTGTTGCGATTGAGGATCTACAGGGGAAGTCCACAGTCAGATCCGAAAGAACGCTCCGGATCCACCTCACAGCGCAACAAGGACATGAGCATCTCCACTCGCTTCTCAAATGGACAGCAGGAGAGCTACGGGGCGTGTCTGCACTGCGCTGAGAGTGCAGAGCCATGTCATGTGACAACTCCCCAAAGGACTGCCTGCGTCCTGACTGGATCCTCCTGCAGAGAGGTGACAGTTAGCCAGCTCTCGGCCAAACCGCAGGCTGATTTACTCAAGTAG
- the LOC124063414 gene encoding EMILIN-3-like, with protein MRGYSRMYFVKTVSPFVIVTLFLSLVETKFYRPFQFNQYKSGLSQHHVQGKPTSRHKNHCAYVVEKTVTFTVQDGAAPYVKAEYNKCSWGQKCPTLLYRLLYKPLYKVAHKTVTELEWRCCPGYSGYGCMEGHPVYQHPMKMMPPFKGPPMKGPQFKGPQYKGPMFKGPMFKGPPINAAVKANPWNQPKGPPTSDFNSYPMRHFGPPRSSTYPDTSFEPYPSEPEPVLEHQEPHHTEHDQEHEHEHEHAPEPEQNIPEEMPLPPSGGEQPEGQALDHETEERIYRMEEDVQRLNQGLETLRGTVNGLEDSLRASLREDANRMLSALLSAVPGPVPAPAVASSPSTVGFVEIPGGDPDTEGLDGKHVFPGLTELNGRVEELRAELQTKSAELQELKATVLGHDGALKKMSNRVGEVSDSTGNSEDNTQSAVEKLMDAKLSAARTEILGGFEQRVEGAEGRCEEKVGDVHRQCQKEQSERQEQMEGALTESTTDLRTEVRNLQTQIYGLKATESCCGRMSGLIERVQLLETSVAGLNQSQGHLRVELGGHKDHIEGMLEGRLGYVEAKLNLTGQIKSDESGRQRGIPDTAETGQGLETRMEGKLRALEGRLLTALEELGNATAPALLEGHAVPTLETELESLRGRLAVDVDRVQKQLSSLETLCSSTCSSPKNPPAIQGDSAAPTANLAEEHKVKEVLDMQDDRLNSLNVTLQHILRGLTIKDQQEQAKGDYPIQGELTILKFNVRSVNHTLRDLQESLGTVVHQVGQANSTWHEREARLAQQIKGVVQLVGHQASMLGAGERRLTRLKGELQDMRRRLAQEVQGCRSTAIGVQKEVTEVEGRVASVEDQCKGLNYLAEDLERIREELEGQSNGLLLQVNGTLSSHAQQLSELRGELRNCTSKEKPTQQSLELEAELRRGDTFTLN; from the exons ATGCGTGGATATTCAAGGATGTATTTTGTGAAGACTGTGAGTCCTTTTGTGATCGTGACTCTATTTCTGTCGCTGGTTGAAACCAAGTTCTACAGACCATTCCAGTTTAACCAGTATAAATCTGGACTCAGTCAACACCATGTCCAAGGGAAACCCACCAGCAGACACAA GAACCACTGTGCCTATGTGGTTGAAAAGACAGTGACCTTCACCGTTCAGGATGGGGCTGCCCCATATGTAAAAGCTGAGTACAACAAGTGTTCCTGGGGTCAGAAATGTCCAACTCTCCT ATATCGTCTGCTGTACAAACCACTCTACAAGGTGGCACATAAAACCGTTACAGAGCTTGAGTGGAGATGTTGTCCTGGCTACTCTGGTTATGGCTGTATGGAAGGACATCCGGTTTACCAACACCCCATGAAAATGATGCCGCCTTTCAAGGGCCCACCAATGAAAGGCCCACAGTTTAAGGGCCCACAGTACAAAGGTCCCATGTTCAAGGGTCCAATGTTCAAGGGCCCACCTATTAATGCTGCTGTGAAGGCCAACCCATGGAATCAACCCAAAGGACCTCCCACCAGTGATTTTAACTCTTACCCAATGCGTCACTTTGGGCCTCCCAGGTCCTCCACCTACCCAGACACCTCCTTCGAGCCTTATCCATCTGAGCCAGAGCCAGTTCTAGAGCACCAGGAACCACATCACACAGAGCATGACCAAGAGCATGAGCATGAACATGAGCATGCCCCAGAACCTGAGCAAAATATACCAGAGGAAAtgcctctgcctccctctggtGGTGAGCAGCCTGAGG GACAGGCTCTCGACCATGAGACAGAGGAACGAATATATCGAATGGAGGAGGATGTACAACGTCTAAACCAGGGTCTGGAGACCCTGAGAGGAACTGTGAATGGACTGGAAGATAGTCTACGAGCCTCACTGAGGGAGGATGCCAATAGGATGCTgtcagctctgctctctgctgtccCGGGTCCTGTTCCCGCTCCAGCTGTGGCCTCTAGTCCATCCACTGTAGGGTTTGTAGAGATTCCTGGCGGAGATCCTGACACGGAGGGTCTAGATGGCAAACATGTGTTTCCAGGCCTTACAGAACTGAATGGAAGGGTAGAGgagctcagagcagagctgcaaaCCAAGtcagcagagctgcaggaacTTAAAGCAACAGTCCTGGGACATGATGGAGCACTGAAGAAGATGTCAAATAGAGTGGGAGAGGTATCAGACTCCACCGGCAATTCTGAGGACAATACCCAGAGCGCAGTGGAGAAGTTGATGGATGCCAAACTGAGCGCAGCCAGGACGGAAATTCTTGGGGGATTTGAGCAGCGTGTGGAGGGCGCAGAAGGCCGATGTGAGGAGAAAGTTGGGGATGTGCATCGTCAGTGCCAGAAGGAGCAATCTGAGAGGCAGGAGCAGATGGAAGGTGCTCTGACAGAAAGTACCACAGACTTGAGAACAGAGGTGAGAAACCTTCAGACACAGATTTATGGTTTAAAGGCTACAGAAAGCTGCTGTGGTAGAATGAGTGGACTGATTGAAAGGGTGCAGCTGCTGGAAACATCAGTGGCAGGCCTAAACCAGTCGCAGGGACACCTGAGAGTGGAGCTGGGTGGACACAAGGACCACATTGAGGGAATGCTGGAGGGGCGTCTGGGGTATGTAGAGGCCAAGCTCAACCTAACTGGGCAGATTAAAAGTGATGAGTCTGGAAGACAAAGAGGTATCCCAGACACTGCTGAGACAGGACAGGGCCTGGAGACCAGGATGGAGGGTAAGTTGAGGGCTCTGGAAGGACGTTTACTGACAGCTTTGGAGGAGCTGGGTAATGCCACTGCCCCCGCACTGCTGGAGGGTCATGCTGTTCCCACTCTGGAGACAGAGCTGGAGTCCCTCAGAGGGAGACTAGCGGTGGATGTGGACAGAGTGCAGAAGCAGCTGAGCAGTCTTGAAACTCTTTGCTCCTCTACTTGTTCCTCACCTAAAAACCCACCTGCCATCCAGGGAGACTCTGCTGCACCAACAGCTAACCTGGCAGAGGAACACAAAGTGAAGGAGGTACTGGATATGCAGGACGACCGTCTGAATAGCCTAAatgtcacactgcagcacataTTGAGGGGTCTGACCATCAAGGACCAGCAGGAACAAGCAAAGGGAGATTATCCCATCCAGGGAGAGCTCACGATACTCAAATTCAATGTCCGCTCAGTCAACCACACCCTGAGAGACCTGCAGGAGTCCCTGGGGACAGTGGTCCACCAGGTGGGTCAGGCCAACAGCACCTGGCACGAGAGAGAGGCTCGTCTGGCCCAGCAAATAAAAGGTGTCGTCCAGCTGGTTGGACATCAGGCTTCCATGCTCGGAGCAGGTGAGCGCAGACTGACCCGACTTAAGGGTGAGCTACAGGACATGCGGAGACGGCTAGCTCAGGAGGTCCAGGGCTGTCGGAGCACAGCTATAGGGGTCCAGAAAGAAGTAACTGAGGTTGAAGGCCGTGTTGCCAGCGTGGAGGACCAGTGTAAGGGCTTGAATTACTTGGCAGAGGACCTAGAGAGAAtcagagaggagctggagggACAATCAAACGGGCTTCTCCTGCAAGTCAATGGGACTCTCTCCAGCCATGCTCAGCAGCTGTCTGAGCTGAGAGGCGAACTCAGAAACTGCACCTCAAAAGAAAAGCCAACACAACAGAGCTTAGAGCTCGAGGCAGAGCTGAGACGAGGGGACACTTTCACTTTGAATTAG